The following coding sequences lie in one Arachis hypogaea cultivar Tifrunner chromosome 9, arahy.Tifrunner.gnm2.J5K5, whole genome shotgun sequence genomic window:
- the LOC112712607 gene encoding dolichyl-diphosphooligosaccharide--protein glycosyltransferase subunit 1B, translating to MPMEEQPHFRVPLSLLLFLSLFLLPTSFSSTHDLQILNAERRIDLTSHIIKVYLTLKVENLGTSPASEVHLAFSPAEAEHLAIVKAAATSGKRKKKTYIPLDVKSAELPDGPNGTKFFTVTLLTSLNKGETATLEVLYILTHSLEPFPVEITQSESQLVYFRDSAILLSPYHVKEQTTFIKTPSTRVESFTVVDPAKRAGTELKYGPYEDQPPYSYSPVLVHFENNNPFAVVEELEREIEISHWGNVQVTERYRLVHAGARHKGAFSRVEYQTRPDATGVSSFKHLLAKLPPKVHSVYYRDEIGNVSTSNLRTDYRKSELEFQPRYPLFGGWKSTFVIGYGLPLQDFLFESPDGRRYLNFTFGCPLTQTVVDKLILKVVLPEGSKDPTAVIPFQVDQHLEIKYSYLDVIGRTVVVLEKSNVVPEHNVPFQVYYTFNPIFMLAEPLMLSIAIFLFFVASVSYLHADLSIRK from the exons ATGCCAATGGAAGAACAACCTCACTTCAGAGTTCcactctctcttctcctcttcctctctctcttccttcttccaACTTCCTTCTCTTCTACGCACGACCTTCAGATCCTCAATGCCGAACGCAGA ATTGATTTGACTTCTCACATCATTAAGGTGTACTTGACATTGAAG GTTGAAAATTTGGGAACATCCCCTGCTTCAGAAGTACATCTTGCTTTTTCACCTGCTGAAGCGGAACATCTTGCAATAGTCAAAGCTGCAGCAACTTCTGGGAAACGGAAGAAGAAGACTTACATCCCCCTTGATGTTAAATCTGCAGAGCTACCAGATGGACCTAATGGAACTAAATTCTTCACCGTAACTTTGTTAACTTCACTAAATAAAGGTGAAACTGCAACACTAGAGGTGCTTTACATATTGACACATTCTCTGGAACCTTTCCCTGTAGAAATAACTCAATCAGAGTCACAGCTGGTCTATTTCCGTGATAGTGCTATATTGTTGTCTCCCTATCATGTCAAGGAACAGACAACTTTCATTAAGACACCAAGCACTCGGGTAGAATCATTCACTGTGGTCGATCCCGCTAAACGTGCTGGTACAGAGCTGAAATATGGACCTTATGAAGATCAACCCCCATATTCATATTCTCCTGTTCTGGTCCATTTTGAAAATAACAATCCCTTCGCGGTAGTTGAGGAGCTAGAACGTGAAATTGAAATTTCTCACTGGGGAAATGTACAGGTCACAGAGCGATATAGGCTGGTCCATGCAGGTGCTCGACATAAAGGCGCTTTTTCGAG GGTTGAATATCAAACTAGACCAGATGCTACTGGTGTATCTTCATTCAAACATCTTCTAGCAAAACTGCCCCCCAAGGTTCACTCTGTGTACTACAGAGATGAAATAGGAAATGTTTCCACTTCAAACTTACGTACAGATTATCGGAAG TCAGAACTTGAATTTCAACCTCGGTATCCCCTGTTTGGAGGCTGGAAATCAACCTTTGTCATCGGTTATGGGCTACCATTGCAAGACTTCCTTTTTGAGTCACCAGATGGTAGAAGATACCTAAATTTTACTTTTGGATGTCCACTTACTCAGACAGTGGTTGACAAGTTGATTTTAAAA GTTGTACTGCCAGAGGGATCCAAAGATCCCACAGCCGTGATTCCTTTCCAAGTGGACCAACATCTAGAG atCAAATATTCATATCTTGATGTGATCGGAAGGACTGTTGTTGTTCTAGAAAAGAGTAATGTAGTTCCTGAGCATAACGTTCCTTTCCAG GTATACTACACTTTCAACCCTATATTCATGCTTGCCGAGCCATTGATGCTGTCGATTgcaattttcttgtttttcgtgGCCTCGGTGTCATACCTACACGCCGATCTTTCCATACGAAAATGA
- the LOC112712606 gene encoding protein ENHANCED DISEASE RESISTANCE 2-like: protein MGVPSQSSNGEKMEGFLYLLRHNRFGQHSSRKRYFIIKDNVLRSFKTKPVSQMEEPIRSAIIDSSIRVTDNGRENINKKVLFTFTAYHTSNQRDKLKLGATSPEEAAKWIKSLQEAALKDCPSPTRKYVTSHRRRRRSSLRNGGTKSIDWKHSELDLNGYIYSEAMTSDVIAPSTWKIFGCQNGLRMFKEAKEWDALGRWGDSQAIMAVGVVDGTSEDIFNTLMCLDPSRSEWDFCVNRGSVVEHFDGHTDLIHLELYNDWLPWGMKKRDFLLQRYWRREDDGTYVILYQSVYHKKCPPQRGYVRACLKSGGYVVTPVNNGTQSVVKHMLAVDWKYWKLYLRPANARAITVRMLERVAALRELFKTKGGSFHTESIAGTKDIVGLPPLDEDQKDEVEEKNSSKNIEEGSVVEDEVQKVAASSQTGLMGFNDSKDEFFDVPDYTSDYYDTPNDWNSELETEKMPLTRTKASPSSLVKKLQDLAIPKKGLEFDVDKEGSGRCYYGTTLQKDPKCALPCSWAASDPSLFLIRGETYLTDNQKVKAKRTLMELVGADWLRSNQREDNLSSRLDSIVQEYAAKGGPEFFFVINIQMPGNPMYSMALYYMMKTPLEDYPLLQSFVDGDDTYRNSRFKLIPYISKGSWIVKQSVGRKACLVGQALEIRYIRGKNYLELDIDVGSSTVARGVASLVLGYLNNLVIEMAFLIQGNTQDELPEILLGTCRVNHMDASKAFVLI from the exons atgggtGTTCCTTCTCAGAGTAGTAATGGGGAAAAAATGGAgggttttctctatcttcttcgCCATAACAGGTTTGGTCAACATAGCTCGCGTAAGAGGTACTTCATCATCAAAGACAATGTCCTTAGAAGCTTCAAAACCAAACCTGTTTCTCAAATGGAG GAGCCAATTAGAAGTGCAATAATAGATTCCTCCATCCGTGTTACTGACAATGGAAgggaaaatattaacaaaaag GTGTTATTCACTTTCACTGCATATCATACTTCAAATCAAAGGGATAAGCTTAAG ttgGGAGCAACTAGTCCAGAAGAAGCTGCAAAATGGATAAAATCATTGCAAGAAGCTGCATTGAAG GATTGCCCAAGTCCAACAAGGAAATATGTGACTTCCCACCGGAGAAGAAGACGTTCATCTTTGAG AAATGGAGGCACAAAATCAATAGATTGGAAACACTCTGAATTGGATTTAAATGGATACATATACTCAGAAGCAATGACATCTGATGTTATTGCACCTTCAACATGGAAGATATTTGGTTGCCAAAATG GACTAAGGATGTTcaaagaagcaaaagaatggGATGCTCTTGGAAGG TGGGGTGATAGTCAAGCAATAATGGCAGTTGGTGTGGTTGATGGAACTTCAGAGGACATTTTTAACACCCTTATGTGTCTTGATCCTTCAAGATCAGA ATGGGACTTTTGTGTTAATAGAGGAAGTGTGGTTGAACACTTTGATGGTCACACAGATCTTATTCACCTTGAACTTTACAATGATTGGCTGCCATG GGGAATGAAAAAAAGAGATTTTCTGTTACAAAGATATTGGAGAAGAGAGGATGATGGCACATAtg TGATACTATATCAGTCTGTGTATCATAAGAAGTGTCCACCACAGAGAGGCTATGTCCGAGCTTGCCTTAAAA GTGGAGGATATGTAGTTACTCCTGTTAACAATGGAACACAATCAGTTGTGAAACACATGCTTGCTGTTGATTGGAAGTATTGGAAACTGTATTTGCGCCCTGCGAATGCAAGGGCCATAACTGTTCGCATGCTTGAGAGAGTTGCTG CACTAAGAGAACTGTTTAAAACAAAAGGAGGAAGTTTCCACACTGAATCAATTGCAGGGACAAAAGATATTGTTGGGTTGCCACCACTTGATGAGGACCAAAAGGATGAAGTTGAAGAAAAGAACAGCAGCAAGAATATTGAGGAAGGTTCTGTTGTGGAAGATGAGGTTCAGAAAGTTGCTGCTTCTAGTCAAACAGGCTTAATGGGATTCAATGATTCTAAAGATGAGTTTTTTGATGTTCCAGACTATACATCAGATTATTATGACACACCAAATGATTGGAACTCTGAATTGGAGACAGAAAAAATG CCTTTGACTCGCACCAAAGCAAGCCCTTCTTCATTGGTCAAAAAATTACAAGACCTTGCAA TTCCAAAGAAGGGGTTGGAGTTTGATGTAGACAAGGAGGGAAGTGGAAGATGCTATTATGGAACCACACTCCAAAAAGATCCAAAGTGTGCATTACCATGCTCCTGGGCTGCTTCTGATCCATCTTTGTTCTTGATTCGAGGCGAAACTTACTTAACAGATAATCAAAAG GTCAAGGCAAAAAGAACCTTAATGGAACTGGTTGGTGCAGATTGGCTTCGATCCAATCAGCGCGAAGATAATCTAAGTAGTCGTCTAGACTCCATAGTTCAG GAATATGCAGCAAAAGGTGGTCCAGAATTCTTTTTTGTGATTAACATTCAG ATGCCAGGAAACCCCATGTACTCCATGGCACTGTATTACATGATGAAAACTCCCTTGGAAGACTATCCCTTACTGCAGAGCTTTGTTGATGGAGATGATACTTACAGGAACTCAAGATTTAAGCTCATACCATATATTTCTAAG GGATCATGGATTGTAAAACAAAGTGTTGGAAGGAAAGCATGTTTGGTAGGCCAAGCTCTAGAAATCCGTTACATTCGAGGGAAGAACTACCTTGAG cttgatattgatgttggaTCTTCAACGGTTGCAAGGGGGGTTGCTAGCCTAGTTCTTGGATACCTTAACAACTTGGTCATAGAAATGGCATTTTTGATACAG GGCAACACACAAGATGAGCTCCCAGAAATCCTGCTTGGAACATGCAGAGTCAATCATATGGATGCATCAAAAGCATTTGTATTGATATAA